Proteins encoded together in one Rhizobium bangladeshense window:
- a CDS encoding NAD-dependent epimerase/dehydratase family protein has translation MRVLVIGATGHIGTYLVPRLVEAGHDVVTISRGAATPYTANRAWAFVDQRQMDRVEMERKGDFGPAVRALNADIVIDMICFTLESAEQLVTALSGHVGHFLHTGTIWTHGYPVAVPTREEAPKSPFGDYGIQKAAIEAYLLQQAKLRGFPATIIHPGHIVGEGWAPLNPAGNFNLNVFSTLARGEALALPNFGLETVHHVHADDVAAMFMDAISNWNAATGESFHAVSEQALTLRGYAESMSLWFGRDPKLTFAPFDVWAEGQTDEDAKATWEHIARSPNCSIAKARRLLGYSPRYTSLQAVQESVGWLVGQGRIKT, from the coding sequence ATGCGCGTTTTGGTCATTGGAGCAACGGGCCATATCGGAACCTACCTCGTTCCTCGTCTGGTGGAGGCGGGTCACGACGTCGTGACGATCAGCCGCGGTGCTGCAACGCCTTATACGGCAAACCGCGCCTGGGCCTTCGTGGATCAGCGACAGATGGACCGGGTAGAGATGGAACGGAAGGGTGATTTCGGTCCGGCCGTGCGGGCTTTGAATGCCGATATCGTCATCGACATGATCTGCTTCACGCTGGAAAGCGCCGAGCAGTTGGTGACGGCCCTATCAGGGCATGTCGGCCATTTCCTCCATACCGGAACGATCTGGACACATGGATACCCGGTGGCTGTGCCAACGCGGGAGGAGGCGCCGAAGTCTCCCTTCGGAGACTATGGGATCCAAAAGGCTGCGATCGAAGCCTATCTGCTGCAGCAGGCAAAGCTCCGGGGGTTTCCAGCGACCATCATCCATCCCGGCCACATTGTCGGCGAGGGATGGGCGCCGCTCAATCCGGCCGGCAATTTTAACCTGAACGTCTTTTCGACCCTTGCCCGCGGAGAGGCACTTGCGCTGCCCAATTTCGGCCTGGAGACCGTCCACCACGTCCATGCAGACGACGTGGCGGCGATGTTTATGGATGCGATCTCCAATTGGAATGCAGCCACAGGTGAAAGCTTCCATGCGGTATCGGAGCAGGCGCTGACACTTCGCGGTTACGCCGAATCCATGTCGCTATGGTTCGGGAGGGACCCGAAGCTCACCTTCGCGCCGTTCGATGTCTGGGCGGAAGGCCAGACGGACGAGGACGCGAAGGCGACATGGGAGCATATTGCCCGCAGCCCCAACTGCTCGATCGCCAAAGCCCGGCGTCTGTTGGGCTACAGCCCGAGATATACGTCCCTGCAGGCCGTGCAGGAATCGGTCGGCTGGCTTGTCGGGCAGGGGCGGATAAAGACCTGA
- the nirD gene encoding nitrite reductase small subunit NirD: MDMNWPNENWHPIGDISDIPLRGARCVKTPQGKIAVFRTAENEVFAIEDHCPHKGGPLSQGIVHAKAVTCPLHNWVISLETGKALGADKGEVRTIPVRNEDGALFIALESLMMAAE, translated from the coding sequence ATGGACATGAACTGGCCCAATGAAAACTGGCATCCAATCGGTGACATCTCCGACATCCCCTTACGCGGCGCCCGCTGCGTAAAGACGCCGCAAGGCAAGATCGCCGTCTTCCGCACGGCGGAAAACGAGGTTTTCGCCATCGAGGATCACTGCCCCCACAAGGGTGGTCCGCTCTCGCAGGGCATCGTGCATGCCAAGGCCGTTACCTGCCCGCTGCACAACTGGGTGATCTCTCTCGAAACCGGCAAAGCGCTCGGTGCCGACAAGGGTGAGGTGCGAACCATACCCGTTCGCAACGAGGACGGCGCCCTCTTCATCGCTCTGGAAAGCCTGATGATGGCGGCGGAATAG
- a CDS encoding lytic transglycosylase domain-containing protein encodes MIVRKCQFGVRRRSANALLSVCFLLAVLEAAKAQPEESAAESACLYSGLSASGTGETLCIRKESFNRDLCLAIGHFAEANRLPPAYFARLIWRESTFRPDAVSIKGAQGIAQFMPGTAKLRGLEDSYQALEALRKSAQYLDELRNRFGNLGLAAAAYNAGENGLATYLTSGRLPSETRSYVMAITAHTVEEWKDNPPEDAAVPLEKDKPFLDGCVALADSRRLKETPWRQEGVWAPWGVQLAANGDVAVARRMFRDAVQDLPAPLNAEQPLILRQRDRSFGFRPRYAARIARQTRIEANDVCNQIRKHGGTCLVFKNQ; translated from the coding sequence ATGATAGTGCGAAAGTGTCAGTTCGGCGTTAGGAGGAGATCGGCGAACGCCCTGCTTTCGGTCTGTTTTCTGCTCGCCGTCCTGGAAGCGGCAAAAGCCCAGCCGGAAGAGAGCGCTGCCGAGTCGGCCTGTCTCTATTCCGGGCTCAGTGCGTCGGGAACGGGCGAAACGCTCTGCATTCGCAAAGAGAGTTTCAATCGTGACCTCTGCCTTGCGATCGGACATTTCGCCGAGGCCAATCGGTTGCCGCCGGCTTATTTCGCCCGTCTCATCTGGCGGGAGAGCACCTTTCGCCCCGACGCAGTCAGCATCAAGGGTGCGCAGGGGATTGCACAGTTCATGCCGGGAACGGCGAAACTTCGCGGTCTCGAAGACAGCTATCAGGCGCTGGAAGCATTGAGGAAATCGGCGCAATATCTCGACGAACTGCGCAATCGTTTCGGCAATCTCGGCCTCGCCGCCGCCGCCTATAATGCCGGCGAAAACGGCCTGGCGACTTACCTTACGTCAGGCAGGTTACCATCCGAGACGCGCAGTTACGTGATGGCGATCACCGCGCACACGGTCGAGGAGTGGAAAGACAATCCGCCCGAGGACGCGGCTGTCCCGCTTGAAAAGGACAAGCCCTTCCTCGACGGCTGCGTGGCGCTTGCAGATAGCCGAAGACTGAAGGAGACGCCTTGGCGTCAGGAGGGCGTCTGGGCGCCCTGGGGCGTTCAGCTGGCGGCGAATGGCGATGTCGCAGTGGCCCGGCGCATGTTTCGCGATGCCGTGCAGGATCTGCCTGCGCCATTGAATGCGGAGCAGCCGCTGATCTTGCGGCAGCGCGATCGCAGCTTCGGGTTTCGCCCGCGTTATGCCGCCCGCATCGCCCGGCAAACCCGCATAGAGGCCAACGACGTCTGTAACCAGATCCGCAAGCATGGCGGCACTTGCCTCGTTTTCAAAAACCAGTAA
- a CDS encoding CmpA/NrtA family ABC transporter substrate-binding protein, translated as MNMMTMTAKSGGGLPSPARANNEGPKVLRAGFIPLVDASVLIAAAEFGFAQREGLTLDLVKDVSWANMRDRLAFRQFDIAHMLSPMPVASMLGLGSNPSPTITPFSLGRGGNAITLSMRLFDRMRDDAGLPETGSALDNARALAKSVAAMKARSEPLPTFGVTYPFSSHNYEFRYWLAAGGIDPDKDVKLVVVPPPMTSDALAAGAIDGFCVGAPWNMVASERGLGRIVAAKQDIWPSAPEKVIGMRPDWAESHPETVSRLIVALDAAARWCDRPDNHDTLAAALADSRYIAAPVDIIRRVLAGEFSLDAKSNRRVIPDYFQFHSGFANYPRPSHALWIYSQMIRWGQAEASLNKARAATSAYRPDLYRAALGDNNAPLDADIRVEGSEEGDRFMDGRVFDPAELPDYIAGFAVRRALPFAPGGDEI; from the coding sequence GTGAACATGATGACGATGACCGCCAAATCGGGCGGCGGGCTGCCCTCGCCGGCGCGCGCGAATAACGAAGGACCGAAGGTACTCAGGGCCGGTTTCATTCCGCTCGTCGATGCGTCGGTGCTGATTGCGGCAGCAGAATTCGGCTTTGCCCAGAGGGAAGGCTTGACGCTCGACCTCGTCAAGGACGTCTCCTGGGCGAATATGCGCGATCGCCTGGCATTCCGCCAATTCGATATCGCCCACATGCTGTCGCCGATGCCTGTCGCCTCCATGCTCGGTCTCGGTTCCAATCCCTCGCCGACGATCACGCCGTTCTCGCTGGGTCGCGGCGGGAACGCGATCACGCTGTCGATGCGGCTCTTCGACCGGATGCGGGATGACGCCGGGCTGCCGGAAACGGGAAGCGCGCTCGACAATGCCCGCGCCCTCGCAAAATCAGTAGCGGCGATGAAAGCACGCAGCGAGCCGCTCCCGACCTTCGGGGTAACCTATCCCTTCTCTTCCCACAATTACGAATTCCGTTACTGGCTGGCGGCTGGCGGCATCGATCCAGACAAGGACGTCAAGCTCGTCGTCGTACCGCCGCCGATGACGTCGGATGCGCTGGCGGCTGGCGCGATCGATGGATTCTGCGTCGGCGCCCCGTGGAACATGGTTGCCTCGGAGCGGGGTCTCGGCCGTATCGTCGCCGCCAAACAAGATATCTGGCCTTCGGCTCCGGAAAAGGTGATCGGCATGCGGCCGGACTGGGCGGAAAGCCATCCGGAAACCGTTTCCCGGCTGATCGTGGCGCTCGATGCTGCGGCCCGCTGGTGCGACCGGCCGGACAATCACGACACGCTGGCGGCCGCGCTTGCCGACTCCCGCTATATCGCCGCACCGGTCGACATCATCCGCCGTGTGCTCGCCGGCGAATTCAGCCTAGACGCAAAGAGCAACCGGCGCGTCATTCCCGATTATTTCCAGTTCCATTCTGGCTTCGCCAATTATCCGAGACCGAGCCACGCCTTGTGGATCTACAGCCAGATGATCCGCTGGGGGCAGGCAGAAGCCAGCCTCAACAAGGCGCGGGCAGCGACCTCTGCCTATCGTCCGGATCTCTACCGTGCAGCTCTCGGCGACAATAACGCGCCCCTCGACGCCGATATCCGCGTCGAGGGTAGCGAAGAGGGAGATCGCTTCATGGATGGCAGGGTCTTCGATCCCGCAGAGCTGCCGGATTATATCGCAGGCTTCGCAGTCAGGAGAGCCCTGCCGTTTGCTCCCGGCGGCGACGAAATCTGA
- a CDS encoding glycerate kinase type-2 family protein — MITAPRDFLKSLFDAAVRAADPLTGIKSHLPEKPKGRTVVVGAGKGAAQMAQALERAWDEPLEGLVVTRYGYGCETRFIEIVEAAHPVPDAKGLAAARRLIETVNQLSEDDLVIALICGGGSALLPAPPEGLTLEDEIALNEMLLASGAPISAMNVVRKHLSTIKGGRLAAATKARVVSLIVSDIPGDNPAHVASGPTVPDGSTRHEALEIIKQYGLQLPQTALDHLNSPNADAPRPDDPVFLRHEHHIIASAGVSLAAAAAEAKTQGITPAILSDAVEGESRDVALVHAAIAREVVGRNRPFPKPVVILSGGETTVTLRAKGGKGGRNGEFALAMALAIDGQDGIDVLAADTDGIDGSEANAGAFADGATVKRLRAAGLDPRRLLDGNNSYSAFEAVGDLFETGPTGTNVNDFRAIFIR, encoded by the coding sequence ATGATAACCGCCCCCCGTGATTTCCTGAAAAGCCTGTTCGACGCGGCGGTTCGTGCCGCCGATCCGCTGACCGGCATCAAGTCGCACCTGCCGGAAAAACCGAAGGGAAGAACCGTGGTTGTCGGCGCCGGCAAAGGTGCGGCGCAGATGGCGCAGGCGCTCGAACGCGCCTGGGACGAACCGCTCGAGGGACTGGTGGTGACCCGATACGGCTATGGCTGCGAAACGCGCTTTATCGAAATCGTCGAAGCAGCCCATCCGGTACCCGACGCTAAAGGGCTCGCTGCGGCCAGGCGGTTGATTGAAACCGTAAACCAGCTGTCGGAAGACGATTTGGTGATCGCGCTGATCTGCGGCGGCGGTTCGGCGCTGCTGCCAGCTCCGCCGGAGGGACTGACCCTCGAAGACGAGATCGCGCTCAACGAAATGCTGCTTGCTTCGGGCGCGCCGATCTCTGCCATGAATGTCGTGCGCAAACATCTCTCCACCATCAAGGGCGGGAGGCTGGCGGCAGCGACGAAAGCCAGAGTCGTCAGCCTTATTGTTTCCGACATTCCCGGCGACAACCCGGCCCATGTAGCATCCGGACCGACGGTTCCTGACGGTTCGACACGGCACGAGGCGCTCGAGATTATCAAACAGTACGGATTGCAGCTGCCGCAGACCGCACTCGACCATCTGAACTCGCCGAATGCTGATGCCCCGCGGCCGGACGATCCGGTATTCTTGAGGCACGAGCATCACATCATCGCCTCTGCCGGCGTCTCGCTGGCGGCGGCCGCCGCCGAGGCGAAGACGCAAGGGATCACTCCGGCAATCCTGTCAGATGCCGTCGAAGGTGAATCGCGTGACGTGGCGCTGGTGCATGCGGCCATCGCCCGCGAGGTCGTGGGGCGAAACAGGCCATTTCCAAAGCCGGTCGTCATTCTATCCGGCGGCGAGACGACAGTGACGCTGAGGGCCAAGGGAGGCAAGGGCGGGCGCAATGGCGAATTCGCCCTTGCGATGGCGCTGGCAATCGACGGACAGGACGGCATTGATGTCCTGGCTGCCGACACGGATGGGATCGACGGCTCGGAGGCCAATGCCGGCGCTTTTGCGGATGGCGCTACGGTCAAGCGCCTGCGGGCAGCCGGGCTCGATCCGCGCCGGTTGCTCGACGGCAATAACAGCTATTCTGCGTTCGAGGCTGTCGGCGATCTCTTCGAGACCGGCCCAACCGGAACCAACGTCAATGATTTCAGGGCGATCTTCATCCGTTAG
- a CDS encoding peroxiredoxin codes for MSLRINDIAPDFTADTTQGPISFHDWIGNGWAVLFSHPKNFTPVCTTELGAMAGLAGEFEKRGVKIIGISVDPVESHAKWKGDIKTATGFDVDYPLIGDKDLKVAKLYDMLPAGAGETSEGRTPADNATVRSVFIIGPDKKIKLILTYPMTTGRNFNEILRAIDSIQLTAKHQVATPANWNQGEDVIITAAVSNEDAITRFGSFDTVLPYLRKTKQPSA; via the coding sequence ATGAGCTTACGTATCAACGATATTGCCCCTGACTTTACCGCCGACACGACGCAGGGACCGATCAGCTTCCATGACTGGATCGGCAACGGTTGGGCCGTGCTGTTTTCGCATCCGAAGAATTTTACGCCTGTCTGCACGACCGAACTCGGCGCCATGGCCGGTCTTGCCGGCGAGTTTGAGAAGCGCGGCGTCAAGATTATCGGCATCTCCGTCGATCCGGTCGAAAGCCATGCCAAGTGGAAAGGTGACATCAAGACCGCTACTGGCTTCGATGTCGATTATCCCCTGATCGGAGATAAGGACCTGAAGGTCGCCAAGCTCTACGACATGCTGCCGGCCGGCGCCGGTGAGACCTCTGAAGGTCGCACACCAGCCGACAACGCGACCGTGCGCTCGGTCTTCATCATCGGTCCCGATAAGAAGATCAAGCTGATCCTGACCTATCCGATGACGACGGGCCGCAATTTCAACGAGATCCTGCGCGCCATCGACTCCATTCAACTGACGGCCAAGCACCAGGTGGCGACGCCTGCAAACTGGAATCAAGGCGAAGATGTCATCATCACCGCTGCCGTTTCCAACGAAGACGCAATCACGCGTTTTGGCTCCTTCGATACGGTTCTGCCCTATCTCAGGAAGACGAAGCAGCCGTCAGCCTGA
- the nirB gene encoding nitrite reductase large subunit NirB: protein MTEKLVIIGNGMAPGRMLEHLFEQAPGRYEVTIFNAEPRVNYDRIMLSPVLSGEKDYEQIIIHGDGWYIKHGITLYKGHRIVNIDRAAKTVTSDHGVTESYDKLVIATGSVPFIIPVPGKDLPGVITYRDLDDVQAMLLAAQSREKAVVIGGGLLGLEAAAGLAQRGMDVTVLHVMPTLMERQLDPAAGYLLQKAVEERGIKVICKANTKAIIGNGRVEGIELDDGRIIPATLVVMAVGIRPNVGLAKDAGLAVNRGIVVDAGMQTSDGNILALGECAEVGGMVYGLVAPLYEMARIAAAHLSGDRSPAFVHADTPTKLKVTGIELYSLGDFADGDDREEIVLRDASAGIYKRLVLKDNKIIGTVLYGETADGAWFNDLKKKATDISEMRETLIFGQAYQGGSPLDPMAAVAALPDDAEICGCNGVCKGKITSTITSKGLTSLDDVRAHTKASASCGSCTGLVEQLMALTLGDSYNPAAVQPMCTCTELGHDDVRRLIKAKGLKSIPAVMQELEWKTSCGCAKCRPALNYYLVCDWPDEYADDYQSRFINERVHANIQKDGTYSVVPRMWGGVTSSTELRAIADVVDKFAIPMVKVTGGQRIDLLGVEKEDLPAVWADLGKAGFVSGQAYAKGLRTVKTCVGSDWCRFGTQDSTGLGIRIEKFMWGSWTPAKLKMAVSGCPRNCAEATCKDIGVICVDSGFEIHFAGAAGLDIKGTEVLGLVKTEDEALEHIVALTQMYREQARYLERIYKWAKRIGLEEIRRQILGDAEKRKAYYDRFVFSQKFAQVDPWSERVSGKDKHEFKPMATIGYQQAAE from the coding sequence ATGACCGAAAAACTCGTTATCATCGGCAATGGCATGGCGCCCGGGCGCATGCTGGAGCACCTCTTCGAGCAGGCGCCTGGACGCTATGAAGTTACGATCTTCAACGCCGAACCACGCGTCAATTACGACCGTATCATGCTGTCGCCGGTTCTCTCCGGAGAAAAGGACTACGAGCAGATCATCATCCACGGCGACGGCTGGTATATCAAGCATGGCATCACGCTCTATAAGGGCCACAGGATCGTCAACATCGATCGCGCCGCCAAGACGGTCACCTCCGACCACGGCGTCACCGAAAGCTACGACAAGCTGGTGATTGCCACGGGTTCGGTGCCCTTCATCATCCCGGTGCCCGGCAAGGATCTGCCCGGCGTCATCACCTATCGCGACCTCGACGACGTGCAGGCCATGCTGCTTGCCGCCCAGTCCCGTGAAAAGGCCGTCGTCATCGGCGGCGGCCTGCTCGGGCTTGAAGCGGCAGCCGGCCTTGCCCAGCGCGGCATGGATGTCACCGTACTACATGTCATGCCGACGCTGATGGAGCGCCAGCTTGACCCCGCCGCCGGCTATCTCTTGCAGAAGGCAGTCGAGGAGCGCGGTATCAAGGTCATCTGCAAGGCCAATACCAAGGCAATCATCGGCAATGGCAGGGTAGAGGGCATCGAGCTCGACGACGGTCGCATCATTCCGGCGACTCTTGTCGTCATGGCGGTCGGCATTCGCCCGAATGTCGGCCTGGCGAAGGACGCCGGCCTGGCGGTCAATCGCGGCATCGTCGTCGATGCCGGCATGCAGACTTCGGACGGCAATATTCTTGCGCTCGGCGAATGCGCCGAGGTGGGCGGCATGGTCTATGGCCTCGTTGCCCCGCTTTATGAAATGGCCCGCATCGCGGCCGCGCATCTCTCCGGCGATCGCTCGCCCGCCTTCGTTCACGCCGACACGCCGACCAAGCTGAAGGTCACCGGCATCGAGCTTTATTCTCTCGGTGACTTCGCTGATGGTGACGATCGCGAAGAGATCGTGCTGCGCGATGCCAGCGCCGGCATCTACAAGCGCCTGGTGCTGAAGGACAACAAGATCATCGGCACCGTGCTCTACGGCGAAACCGCCGACGGCGCCTGGTTCAACGACCTGAAGAAGAAGGCGACCGATATTTCGGAGATGCGTGAGACGCTGATCTTCGGTCAGGCCTATCAGGGAGGGTCACCGCTGGACCCTATGGCGGCCGTTGCAGCCTTGCCGGATGACGCGGAAATCTGTGGCTGCAACGGCGTATGCAAGGGCAAGATCACCTCGACGATCACCTCCAAGGGGCTGACGTCGCTCGACGACGTCCGCGCCCATACGAAGGCATCCGCCTCCTGCGGTTCCTGCACCGGCCTCGTCGAACAGCTGATGGCGCTGACGCTCGGAGACAGCTACAATCCGGCTGCCGTCCAGCCGATGTGCACCTGCACCGAACTTGGGCATGACGATGTCCGGCGGCTGATCAAGGCAAAGGGGCTGAAGAGCATCCCCGCCGTCATGCAGGAGCTCGAGTGGAAGACCTCCTGCGGCTGTGCCAAATGTCGCCCCGCACTCAACTATTACCTCGTCTGCGATTGGCCCGACGAATATGCGGACGACTACCAGTCGCGCTTCATCAACGAGCGCGTCCACGCCAATATCCAGAAGGACGGCACCTATTCGGTCGTTCCGCGTATGTGGGGCGGCGTCACCTCATCGACAGAGCTTCGCGCTATCGCCGATGTCGTCGACAAGTTTGCCATCCCGATGGTGAAGGTGACGGGCGGCCAGCGCATCGATCTGCTGGGCGTGGAAAAGGAAGACCTGCCTGCCGTCTGGGCCGATCTTGGCAAGGCCGGCTTCGTCTCCGGCCAGGCCTATGCCAAAGGTCTGCGCACGGTGAAGACCTGTGTTGGTTCGGACTGGTGCCGCTTCGGCACGCAGGATTCCACGGGTCTCGGCATCCGCATCGAGAAATTCATGTGGGGATCGTGGACACCGGCCAAGCTGAAGATGGCGGTTTCCGGCTGCCCGCGTAACTGCGCGGAAGCGACCTGCAAGGATATCGGCGTGATCTGCGTGGATTCCGGCTTCGAAATCCACTTCGCCGGCGCGGCCGGTCTCGACATCAAGGGTACCGAGGTGCTCGGGCTTGTGAAGACCGAGGACGAGGCACTGGAGCATATCGTTGCCCTGACGCAGATGTACCGCGAGCAGGCGCGCTATCTCGAGCGCATCTACAAGTGGGCGAAGCGCATCGGCCTGGAGGAAATCCGCCGGCAGATTCTGGGCGATGCCGAGAAGCGCAAAGCCTATTACGACCGCTTCGTCTTCTCCCAGAAATTCGCCCAGGTCGACCCCTGGTCGGAGCGCGTTTCGGGCAAGGACAAGCACGAGTTCAAGCCGATGGCGACGATCGGCTATCAGCAGGCAGCCGAGTAA
- a CDS encoding oxidoreductase produces MLLRMMAVTAMTIGLAMSAMAQSGGGSGSGSGSGGGASGSGNGTTSGTEATGSGNTNSGGAGGNTTIGAGAAGANNSGGDPNDCQRQQAGGTGNPAPTSGNSSTQPDAANACQ; encoded by the coding sequence ATGCTTCTGAGAATGATGGCAGTAACAGCAATGACGATTGGCCTGGCAATGTCGGCAATGGCCCAGTCGGGTGGCGGTTCGGGATCCGGTAGCGGCAGCGGCGGCGGAGCTTCAGGGTCCGGCAACGGCACCACGTCCGGTACGGAGGCTACCGGTTCCGGCAACACCAACTCCGGCGGTGCGGGGGGGAATACGACGATCGGCGCCGGTGCGGCCGGTGCCAACAACTCCGGCGGCGATCCGAATGACTGCCAGCGCCAACAGGCCGGCGGCACCGGTAATCCGGCTCCCACCTCCGGCAACAGCTCGACACAACCTGATGCGGCAAATGCGTGCCAGTAA
- a CDS encoding MFS transporter: MSAIEKAPPMSASEPAKALWISTVAFTLCFAVWTIFAIIGIRIKQDLGLNEAEFGLLVGTPVLTGSVVRIVLGIWTGRYGGRLVYTLTMLAAALATFLLSYAQTYTQMLIAGLGVGLAGGSFAVGVAYVSPFFPADKQGTALGIFGAGNVGAAVTKFAAPFVLIAWGWQAVAQIWAVGLALMAIVFWFTTTDDPAFRLRRERGVASKSLAAEFAPLQNVQVWRFSLYYFFAFGGFVALSLWLPRYLVGVYDFNLETAGMIAAAYSIPGSIFRAFGGVLSDKKGARSVMYAMFAVSAVATLVLSLPASAITPAIFIVVIFVLGFFMSLGKAAVYKHIPAYYPENVGAVGGIVGMMGGLGGFILPIAFGLLKDMTGLWSSCFLLLFAIVAISLIWMHLSVKQLSRQGHSAPVAAT; the protein is encoded by the coding sequence ATGTCTGCCATCGAGAAAGCGCCGCCCATGTCCGCCAGCGAACCAGCCAAAGCACTGTGGATTTCCACGGTGGCCTTCACCCTCTGTTTTGCCGTCTGGACGATCTTCGCGATCATCGGCATTCGCATCAAACAGGACCTCGGCTTGAACGAGGCCGAATTCGGATTGCTCGTCGGCACCCCCGTCCTGACGGGATCGGTGGTGCGCATTGTCCTCGGCATCTGGACCGGGCGTTACGGCGGTCGGCTCGTCTATACGCTGACAATGCTTGCCGCTGCATTGGCGACTTTCCTGCTTTCCTACGCCCAAACTTATACGCAGATGCTGATCGCCGGCCTCGGTGTCGGCCTTGCCGGCGGCTCCTTCGCAGTCGGTGTCGCCTATGTCTCGCCCTTCTTCCCCGCGGACAAGCAAGGCACGGCGCTCGGGATCTTCGGCGCCGGCAATGTTGGTGCGGCAGTGACCAAATTCGCAGCACCCTTCGTGCTGATCGCGTGGGGATGGCAGGCAGTTGCGCAGATCTGGGCTGTCGGCCTCGCACTGATGGCAATCGTCTTCTGGTTCACCACGACCGATGATCCGGCTTTCCGTCTTCGTCGCGAACGCGGCGTCGCCTCCAAGAGCCTTGCCGCGGAATTCGCGCCGCTGCAGAACGTCCAGGTCTGGCGCTTCTCGCTCTACTATTTCTTCGCCTTCGGCGGCTTCGTCGCCCTGTCCCTGTGGCTGCCGCGCTATCTGGTCGGCGTCTATGACTTCAACCTGGAAACGGCCGGCATGATCGCAGCCGCCTATTCGATCCCAGGCAGCATCTTCCGCGCGTTCGGCGGCGTGCTGTCGGACAAGAAAGGCGCGCGCAGCGTCATGTATGCGATGTTTGCGGTTTCGGCCGTGGCCACGCTCGTCCTGTCACTGCCGGCCTCGGCCATCACACCAGCCATCTTTATCGTCGTCATCTTCGTGCTCGGCTTCTTCATGAGCCTCGGCAAGGCCGCCGTCTACAAGCACATTCCGGCCTATTACCCCGAAAACGTCGGCGCCGTAGGTGGCATCGTCGGGATGATGGGTGGGCTCGGGGGCTTCATTCTCCCGATCGCCTTTGGCCTTCTCAAGGACATGACCGGCCTTTGGTCCAGCTGTTTCCTGCTGCTCTTCGCGATCGTCGCGATCTCGCTCATCTGGATGCATCTGTCCGTCAAGCAATTGTCGCGCCAGGGGCACTCTGCGCCCGTGGCTGCAACCTGA
- a CDS encoding DUF6074 family protein, giving the protein MATETTRRPAASHEGKIIAFPSASGIANVERCARELGRRHGADAIEFWKAECRRLADQLLAAGMPESDVGQRVMEFQQDVQIELVLSHQNQAIARSQKR; this is encoded by the coding sequence ATGGCTACTGAAACGACCCGCCGCCCCGCCGCCTCTCATGAAGGCAAGATTATTGCCTTTCCCTCCGCATCCGGAATTGCCAATGTCGAGCGTTGCGCCCGAGAACTCGGGCGGCGGCATGGCGCGGACGCGATCGAATTCTGGAAAGCCGAGTGCCGCAGGCTTGCCGATCAGCTTTTAGCCGCGGGGATGCCGGAGAGTGATGTCGGTCAGCGTGTGATGGAGTTTCAACAAGATGTCCAGATCGAACTGGTGCTCAGCCATCAGAATCAGGCCATTGCCAGATCTCAGAAACGCTGA
- a CDS encoding ANTAR domain-containing response regulator: MTHRDLTILVIDENAIRASIIEEGLREAGHARVTVVHEVNGIARIIETLMPDVIIIDIENPNRDMMEHLFQLTRTVSRPIAMFVDRSDTASIEAAVDAGVSAYIVDGLKKERVKPILDMAVSRFNAFSRLRRELADARSALEERKLIERAKGILMKMRGLSEEEAFALLRQTAMNEKKKMSEIAQSVVTAAGLLM, encoded by the coding sequence ATGACGCATCGCGATCTGACAATTCTGGTAATCGACGAAAATGCCATACGCGCCTCCATCATCGAGGAAGGGCTGCGCGAGGCAGGGCACGCGCGCGTCACCGTGGTCCATGAGGTCAATGGCATCGCCCGAATCATCGAAACTCTGATGCCCGACGTGATCATCATCGATATCGAGAACCCCAACCGCGACATGATGGAACACCTGTTCCAGCTGACGCGCACCGTCAGCCGCCCGATCGCCATGTTCGTCGATCGCTCCGATACCGCCTCCATCGAGGCCGCCGTCGATGCCGGCGTGTCAGCCTATATCGTTGACGGACTGAAGAAGGAGCGCGTCAAACCGATCCTCGACATGGCCGTCAGCCGCTTCAATGCCTTCAGCCGGTTACGGCGGGAACTTGCCGACGCCCGCTCGGCGCTTGAGGAACGCAAGCTCATCGAGCGTGCAAAGGGCATTCTCATGAAGATGCGTGGCCTATCCGAGGAAGAGGCCTTCGCGCTGCTGCGTCAGACGGCAATGAACGAAAAGAAGAAGATGTCGGAAATCGCTCAGAGCGTCGTCACCGCAGCGGGACTTTTGATGTGA
- a CDS encoding CsbD family protein encodes MDWNRVEGNWKQMKGKVKEQWGKLTDDDLDVINGKRDQLEGKIQERYGYEKDRTRKDIDDWYNRQTW; translated from the coding sequence ATGGATTGGAACCGCGTCGAAGGTAACTGGAAGCAGATGAAAGGCAAGGTCAAGGAGCAGTGGGGCAAGCTGACGGACGACGATCTTGACGTCATCAATGGTAAGCGCGATCAGCTCGAAGGCAAGATCCAGGAGCGCTACGGCTACGAGAAAGACCGTACCCGGAAAGACATCGACGATTGGTATAATCGACAGACCTGGTAA